A window from Populus trichocarpa isolate Nisqually-1 chromosome 3, P.trichocarpa_v4.1, whole genome shotgun sequence encodes these proteins:
- the LOC112326996 gene encoding uncharacterized protein LOC112326996 yields MQIAHNYVIFNCQELKPYLEQCRQELKSQQPYASDGEIEKLCEAIFPNWLKNNVEYQSNGIENQLFGLAMGPSTSVKCYNGYYVNGFKFHTQRYGRFKKTMNSGVCVKGSCYDDNERDYYGMLKEVVRLKYLGSKCKLFMFKYLLQTQGGFYRDNQLVSGGHNLYGTYGRVDGNDDDVNIRNEDEGDGSNERGVCDERDVCDEDQDGVPSYHGSITHRVAVQSEIF; encoded by the exons ATGCAAATTGCGCATAACTATGTGATATTCAATTGTCAAGAACTGAAGCCTTATTTAGA gcaatGTCGACAAGAGCTAAAGTCACAACAACCATATGCGagtgatggtgaaattgaaaaattatgcgaagcgatctttccaaattggttaaaaaataat GTGGAATACCAATCTAACGGAATTGAAAATCAGCTCTTTGGACTTGCTATGGGCCCTTCAACTTCAGTGAAATGTTATAATGGGTATTATgtgaatggttttaaatttcatactcaACGTTATGGccgttttaaaaagacaatgaatagtggagtttgtgtgaaaggaagttgctatgatgataatgaacgtgattattatggaatgcttaaagaagttgttcggctaaaatacttggggagtaagtgcaagttatttatgtttaaat atttgcttcaaactcAAGGAGGTTTCTATCGAGATAACCAACTTGTTTCTGGAGGACATAATTTATATGGGACTTATGGGAGAGTTGatggtaatgatgatgatgtgaacATTAGAAATGAAGATGAGGGAGACGGTAGTAATGAGAGAGGTGTATGTGATGAGAGAGATGTATGTGATGAGGATCAAGATGGTGTTCCATCATATCACG gttcaaTAACGCATCGTGTGGCCGTGCAATCGGAGATATTTTGA